The sequence below is a genomic window from Microbacterium abyssi.
GCCCTCGAAGTCGAAGAAGATGTCGCCGCGGCTCGGCCGCGGGAGGGTGTGGATCGCCTCGGGGTGGTACACGTCGTAGGTCGACTCATCGTCGGCGTCTGCGCGCAGCTGCAGCCGCGCCTGTGCCCGCAGCGACTCGAACGTGTCGATGTTCATCCCCGCAGGAGCCGTCGTCGCCGCGCCCAGGGCGTTGATCGTCTCGATGCCGGCCGCACGGAGCCTGGCCCGTTGCACAGGGCGCATCCGCGCCACCATGAGCAGATCGCGCGCGGCATCCACCTGCTCGGTGCAGGTCGCGCACCGGCCGCAGGCGACGAGGCCGATGTCGCCGCGCTCGTCGCCCCAGGCGAGCGCGACGCCGGCGGCACCTGCCGGGACGTCGCGATCGGCGATCAGGGTGCGCAGGCGCGCGCGGCGCACGTGGAACAGCGGGAGCAGATCGTCGACCTGGTGCGTGCTGATCGTGCCGTCCCCCAGGATGAGATCGACCTCGTCGGACCGCGGAATGCCGAGCCCGTCGAGCTGATCGACATATGCCGCGAGCTGCATGAGGGCCGTTACACGGGCCATTCGTGCGAGTTTGGAGTCCTGCACGCGCCAGCGGCCGTCGTCCTCGCGCAACAGGAAGTCGGCGAATCCGACGAACTCTTCCGTCGCGAATGCGGCCTGGAACAGCAGCTTGGCGTCGGATCGCAGCGCCTTCTGGGTCTCGGCGACGACCGTGGCGAGCGCGTCGGCATCGGCTGAGCTGGCGCGCACGATCTCGTGCACGGCGTTCGCCCCGAGCCGCTCGCGATACGCCACGAGGACCTTCGCCTCGTGCACGTCGCCGAGCTTCGCGGCGCGGGCGAGCGTGGCGTCTTCGGGTTCGACGACCGCGGCAACGCGGCCGAGTTTCGCGTCGATCGCGCGAGCCCACGCGAACTCGCACTCGGCGGCCGCCTTCAGGTCGCTCGCGCTCCAGATGACGCGCTGCGCCTGAGTATCGATCCGCATGTTTCGAGCGTAGCCGGGGGCTCAGACACCGACGCTCGGGGCGGCTTCGACTCGCCTGCAGCTCGCTCACCCCGTTTCGTCTCGCTTCGCTCGCTCAACGACCCATGACAGAGTCCGGCTGGAGCCGCGGGTCGTTGAGCGAGGAGCGCAGCGACGAGTCGAAGCCGCTAACGCCACCAGTCGTCTTCGGGGGTGACGGGCAGCTCGCGCTTGTGCCGAGTCGCAAGGTACTTCTGCTCGATGCGGGCGGCGGCGTCGGCCTCCACCGCCTTGCCCTCGAGGTAGTCGTCGATCTGCTCGTACGCGATCCCGAGCTCGTCCTCGTCGGAGCGTCCGGGCTGGTCGTCGAGCAGGTCGGCGGTCGGCACCTTCATCCACAGCCGGTCCGGCGCGCGCAGAGCGCGCAGCAGCTGCTTTCCCTGGCGCTTGGTGAGTCCGGCCAGCGGCAGGATGTCGGCCGCGCCGTCGCCGAACTTCGTGTAGAACCCTGTGACGGCCTCAGCGGCGTGGTCGGTGCCGATGACGAGGTGCCCGTCGTGACCTGCGAGCGCGTACTGCGTGACCATGCGGATGCGCGCCTTGATGTTGCCGCGGTTGAAGTCCGAGATGGATGCTCCGGCGGCCTGCTCGATGTCCTTCTCGACGCCGTCCACGC
It includes:
- the nadE gene encoding ammonia-dependent NAD(+) synthetase, with protein sequence MTLQQEIAETLGVKSEIDPAAEIERRVTFLVDYLEKSRAKGYVLGISGGQDSTLAGRLAQLAVERVRADGGMVDFIGVRLPYRVQHDADDAKAALEFVAADRVVEVNIQNGVDGVEKDIEQAAGASISDFNRGNIKARIRMVTQYALAGHDGHLVIGTDHAAEAVTGFYTKFGDGAADILPLAGLTKRQGKQLLRALRAPDRLWMKVPTADLLDDQPGRSDEDELGIAYEQIDDYLEGKAVEADAAARIEQKYLATRHKRELPVTPEDDWWR